A genome region from Triticum aestivum cultivar Chinese Spring chromosome 2B, IWGSC CS RefSeq v2.1, whole genome shotgun sequence includes the following:
- the LOC123045507 gene encoding protein disulfide isomerase-like 1-2: protein MDVPLALPFATLVVVLLLCSGPIAAEVDATAVLGEAVLTLDAGNFSEVVAKHEFIVVEFYAPWCGHCKELAPEYEKAASMLRKRDPPVVLAKVDAYDESNKELKDKYKVHGYPAIKIIRKGGSDLSAYGGPRDAEGIVEYLTRQVGPASLEIRSAVDASRSIGDKGGVVLVGVFPEFAGIEYENFMAVANKMRTDYDFFHTSDASILPRGDLTVKGPLLRLFKPFDELFVDSQDFDDDAIKKFIEVSGFPTVVTFDADPTNHKFIERYYSTPSAKAMLFLRFSDDRVETFKSQMHEAARQLSGNNISFLIGDVSTADRAFEYFGLKESDVPLLLVLASTGKYLNPTMEPDQLIPWMKQYIYGNLTPYVKSEPIPKVNDQPVKVVVADNIDEIVFNSGKNVLLEFYAPWCGHCRKLAPILEEVAISLQDDEDVVIAKMDGTANDVPTDFAVEGYPALYFYSSSGGDLLMYDGPRTADEIISFIKKNRGAKAAAVEVTQMDAVEEEVTSPTPSESVKDEL, encoded by the exons ATGGACGTTCCCCTGGCACTCCCTTTTGCCACCCTCGTCGTGGTCCTTCTGCTCTGCTCCGGCCCCATCGCGGCCGAGGTGGATGCCACAGCTGTGCTTGGAGAGGCGGTCCTGACACTTGACGCAGGCAACTTCTCAGAGGTGGTGGCCAAGCACGAGTTCATAGTCGTCGAGTTCTACGCGCCATG GTGTGGCCACTGCAAGGAGCTCGCTCCAGAG TACGAGAAGGCAGCCTCCATGCTGAGGAAGCGCGACCCTCCAGTGGTGCTCGCGAAGGTGGATGCGTACGACGAGAGCAACAAGGAGCTCAAGGACAAGTACAAGGTACATGGGTATCCGGCCATCAAGATCATCAGGAAAGGAGGGAGCGACTTGAGCGCCTATGGTGGCCCGAGGGACGCGGAGGGTATCGTGGAGTACCTCACGAGGCAGGTCGGCCCAGCATCTCTCGAGATCAGGTCTGCAGTGGATGCCTCACGCTCCATCGGTGACAAAGGGGGGGTGGTCCTT GTGGGTGTATTTCCTGAGTTTGCTGGTATTGAGTATGAGAATTTTATGGCCGTGGCAAACAAGATGCGAACAGACTATGATTTCTTTCACACATCGGATGCGAGCATTCTGCCACGTGGTGATCTGACCGTCAAGGGCCCCCTTCTTCGACTCTTTAAGCCATTCGATGAGCTGTTTGTCGATTCACAA GATTTTGATGATGATGCAATCAAGAAGTTTATTGAGGTGTCTGGTTTCCCTACTGTAGTTACCTTCGATGCAGACCCGACCAACCATAAGTTTATTGAAAGATACTACAGCACGCCTAGTGCCAAA GCAATGCTTTTCTTGCGCTTCAGTGACGACAGAGTTGAGACCTTCAAGAGCCAGATGCATGAAGCAGCCAGGCAGCTCAGCGGTAATAACATCAGTTTTCTGATTGGTGATGTTTCAACCGCAGACCGTGCCTTCGAG TATTTCGGGCTCAAAGAAAGTGATGTTCCCCTCCTCCTCGTGCTAGCATCTACTGGAAAATATCTCAATCCAACCATGGAGCCTGACCAGCTCATACCCTGGATGAAGCAGTATATA TATGGCAACTTAACACCTTATGTTAAGTCAGAGCCAATTCCTAAGGTGAATGATCAACCTGTTAAAGTTGTCGTGGCTGACAATATTGATGAAATTGTTTTTAACTCTGGCAAAAATG TTCTACTCGAGTTCTATGCACCTTGGTGCGGTCATTGCCGGAAGTTGGCCCCGATTCTGGAGGAAGTTGCTATCTCGTTGCAAGACGATGAAGATGTAGTCATAGCGAAGATG GATGGTACTGCGAACGATGTCCCGACAGACTTTGCGGTCGAGGGATACCCAGCGCTGTACTTCTATTCTTCTAGTGGAGGGGATCTCTTGATGTATGACGGTCCAAGGACAGCCGATGAGATCATCAGTTTTATCAAGAAGAACAGGGGGGCCAAAGCTGCTGCAGTAGAAGTAACCCAGATGGATGCTGTAGAAGAGGAGGTAACATCACCGACTCCATCGGAGTCCGTTAAAGATGAACTTTAG